The proteins below come from a single Candidatus Flexicrinis proximus genomic window:
- a CDS encoding response regulator transcription factor: MLAPAATQMLIQMVTEPPGPKFSFTPREMEVLDMLRLGLSNKEIAERLTVSRATVKFHISSIFSKLGANSRTQAVSIAHKAGIFGLSRE, encoded by the coding sequence GTGCTGGCGCCGGCCGCAACACAGATGCTGATCCAGATGGTGACAGAGCCACCCGGCCCGAAGTTCAGCTTCACGCCGCGCGAGATGGAAGTCCTGGATATGCTGCGGCTCGGGCTGAGCAACAAGGAAATCGCGGAGCGGCTGACGGTTTCACGGGCGACCGTCAAGTTTCACATCAGCAGCATCTTCAGCAAGCTGGGAGCGAACAGCCGGACGCAAGCGGTGTCGATTGCGCATAAGGCCGGTATATTCGGACTGAGCAGGGAATGA
- a CDS encoding response regulator transcription factor: MSDTIKVMIVDDHSVIRQGFSIFLQAFADLESVGEAANGKEAVRLVEELNPDVILMDVMMPEMNGIEATRQITRNDRVRGSSC, encoded by the coding sequence ATGAGTGACACGATTAAAGTGATGATCGTCGACGATCACAGCGTCATCCGGCAGGGGTTCTCGATCTTTCTGCAGGCGTTCGCGGACCTGGAGTCGGTGGGAGAAGCAGCCAACGGCAAGGAAGCGGTCAGGCTGGTCGAAGAACTCAACCCTGACGTGATTCTGATGGACGTCATGATGCCGGAGATGAATGGCATCGAGGCAACGCGCCAGATCACCAGGAACGACCGAGTACGCGGATCATCATGCTGA
- a CDS encoding GAF domain-containing protein, producing the protein MYSSQSTNSWCFPNTTLWQITGFEEAELPDIPFATLFGTPTEAILKKLNETFEPICLETEFATRGGERRWFEIVCSHIDYAGLDGVLGAVSDITERKRAAKIEHEQRVLAEALLDASAAINSTLEIDQVLNRILEAARNVITHDIATITLDEEGHTRVVSYVGTEHEREFRMSSMTIDETPELAWMSANRKSLLVADLNNATISPMAKESGLRSYLGTPLVAANSVIGFINLFSVKPEHFTVDHAQRLELFALQAVAAIRNAQDHERAQERAAAEERERLARDLHDAVSQTLFSANVMAESLKRMDLDRPALDRGLDKLAKMTKGALAEMRTLLLELRTNALVETDFGMLLNQLVRTVQSRTETQIQLRIQPDKVVLPAEVQSGWDRMTPGSSQQYREAL; encoded by the coding sequence GTGTATTCATCGCAGTCGACGAACAGCTGGTGTTTTCCGAATACGACGCTGTGGCAGATCACGGGCTTTGAGGAAGCCGAACTGCCCGATATCCCATTCGCAACGCTGTTCGGGACGCCGACCGAGGCTATCCTGAAGAAGCTGAACGAAACGTTCGAGCCGATCTGCCTGGAGACGGAGTTCGCGACGCGCGGGGGCGAACGGCGTTGGTTTGAGATCGTGTGTTCACATATCGATTATGCCGGCCTCGACGGGGTGCTGGGCGCGGTGAGCGACATCACCGAACGCAAGCGCGCGGCGAAGATCGAACATGAGCAGCGCGTGCTGGCCGAAGCGCTACTGGACGCATCGGCGGCGATCAACAGTACGCTGGAAATTGACCAGGTGTTGAACCGGATTCTGGAAGCGGCGCGGAACGTCATCACGCACGATATTGCGACCATCACGCTCGATGAAGAAGGGCACACGCGGGTGGTCAGCTACGTCGGGACCGAGCATGAGCGCGAGTTCCGGATGTCAAGCATGACGATCGACGAAACGCCGGAGCTGGCATGGATGAGCGCGAACCGCAAATCGCTGCTGGTGGCCGACCTGAACAATGCCACGATTTCACCGATGGCGAAGGAGAGTGGACTGCGGTCGTATCTGGGGACGCCGCTGGTGGCGGCGAATTCCGTGATCGGATTCATTAATCTCTTTAGCGTGAAGCCGGAACACTTTACGGTCGACCATGCCCAACGGCTGGAACTGTTCGCGCTGCAGGCTGTTGCCGCGATCCGAAACGCGCAGGACCACGAGCGTGCCCAGGAACGGGCTGCCGCCGAAGAACGGGAACGGCTGGCGCGCGACCTGCATGATGCCGTGAGCCAGACGCTGTTCTCAGCAAACGTGATGGCGGAGAGCCTCAAGCGGATGGATCTGGACCGCCCTGCACTCGATCGCGGGCTGGACAAACTGGCGAAAATGACCAAAGGCGCGCTCGCGGAGATGCGGACGCTGCTGCTTGAACTGCGGACGAATGCGCTGGTCGAGACGGACTTCGGGATGCTGCTCAACCAACTGGTTCGGACTGTTCAGAGCCGGACCGAGACGCAAATTCAACTGCGGATACAGCCTGACAAAGTTGTGCTGCCGGCCGAAGTGCAGAGTGGCTGGGACCGGATGACTCCAGGAAGCTCTCAACAATATCGTGAAGCACTCTAA
- the pulA gene encoding pullulanase-type alpha-1,6-glucosidase, whose protein sequence is MREAAALTKNVDSGVWEGSFDIPAGNYEYKVALDGAWERNYGAGGEPNGPNFALSLSEDMLVAFTYDHVTGLVTDSVNGALEVPDEPAQTAVVIPTMVNVPGTIQPQLGCPGEWQPECEASALTYVEAFGIFERTHQITAGSYEYKVAIDGGWGENYGGTADAGGANIALNLSEDTAVTFIYSPETHWILDDVRHQIVTAPGSYQDELGCPSDWAADCMLSWLQDVDGDGIYSLSTNTLPAGDYEAQAAVGREVGEGAENINFNVPADGETISFTYDSGLGVMVISAGGASISAGNLKERRAHWVSADTIAWDVEADSDLSYKLLYSPDAEIELTLFGLGGNFEMYDLSVSAAGLPESAAAKFPHLASYSAFTLGADALAETADILRGQFAIAVFNGDALADISGLQIAGVLDDLYTYDGPLGVTFADGVPTLTVWAPTAQTVSLNLFTDASAGTEPSVVEMARDDVSGTWSVTGEAGWTGQYYTYNVRVFAPSEMAMVDNQVTDPYSVNLSQNSRHSQIVDLNSTELMPDGWLTLEKPEYGDAFEDITVYELHIRDFSVFDESVPQDLRGTYGAFTVSDSNGMLHLGALADAGLTHLQLLPSFDLATINENRARHFEPDTALLASLPADSDQQQAELEPIRDLDGFNWGYDPYHYMTPEGSYASSANGTARIVEYRAMVQAINRAGLRVVQDVVFNHTNSSGQGTRSVLDKVVPGYYHRLDASGNVTRSTCCENTATEHAMMRRLMVDTIVLNAVQYKIDGFRFDLMGHHMLADMVAVREALDSLTIEKDGVDGSQVYIYGEGWNFGEVADNVRGVNATQLNIGGTGIGVFNDRLRDAVRGGSPFGDRDLQGLGNGIYTDPNGINDLNADLERALLFADRVKVGLAGNLRDFRFVAGTGEEVTGADIDYNGAPAGYTLDPQENIVYVDKHDNETLFDNMLYRLAPGTTMDEIVRMQILSQSFTLYAQGVPFMQAGSDILRSKSMDRNSYNSGDWFNRIDWTYQSNNFGVGLPPSGDNSSQWDVMRPILNNPEYRPGSEDIILNMLAFREMLQVRYSSPLFRLHSAEEIQARVSFPNSGPEQIPGVVVMRLSDMVGENLDPAYAQIVVVFNGGDEAHSFTDSSLAGSAFVLHPTLQASVDAVVSTATYDAASGTFSVPALTAAVFVLPE, encoded by the coding sequence GTGCGAGAGGCAGCAGCGCTGACGAAGAACGTGGACAGCGGAGTGTGGGAAGGGTCGTTCGACATCCCGGCCGGAAACTACGAATATAAGGTCGCGCTGGATGGCGCGTGGGAGCGGAATTACGGAGCGGGCGGCGAGCCGAACGGGCCGAACTTCGCCCTGAGTCTCAGCGAGGATATGCTGGTGGCGTTTACGTACGACCACGTGACGGGTCTGGTGACGGACAGCGTCAACGGAGCGCTTGAGGTTCCGGACGAACCCGCACAGACGGCAGTGGTGATCCCGACGATGGTCAATGTTCCCGGGACGATCCAGCCGCAGTTAGGATGCCCTGGCGAGTGGCAGCCGGAATGCGAAGCCAGCGCGCTGACGTATGTCGAGGCGTTCGGGATCTTCGAGCGCACGCATCAGATCACGGCCGGCAGCTACGAATACAAAGTGGCGATCGACGGCGGCTGGGGTGAGAACTATGGCGGTACGGCCGATGCGGGCGGTGCGAATATCGCGCTGAACCTGTCAGAAGATACGGCAGTTACGTTTATCTATTCGCCTGAGACGCACTGGATCCTGGACGACGTGCGCCATCAGATCGTGACGGCGCCGGGGAGCTACCAGGACGAACTAGGCTGCCCGAGCGACTGGGCGGCGGATTGTATGCTGTCGTGGCTGCAGGACGTGGATGGCGACGGCATTTACAGCTTGTCTACGAACACCCTGCCGGCCGGGGATTACGAGGCACAGGCTGCGGTCGGGCGTGAGGTCGGCGAGGGCGCCGAAAACATCAATTTCAACGTACCGGCGGACGGCGAGACGATCAGCTTCACGTACGACTCTGGCCTGGGCGTGATGGTGATTTCGGCGGGCGGCGCCAGTATCTCCGCCGGGAACCTGAAGGAACGCCGGGCTCATTGGGTATCTGCGGACACGATCGCGTGGGATGTTGAGGCCGATAGCGACCTGAGCTATAAGCTGCTCTACAGCCCAGACGCAGAGATCGAACTGACGCTATTTGGACTCGGCGGCAACTTCGAGATGTACGATCTGAGTGTGAGCGCAGCAGGACTGCCGGAAAGCGCGGCGGCCAAGTTCCCGCACCTGGCGAGTTACTCGGCGTTTACGTTGGGCGCGGACGCGCTGGCGGAAACGGCGGACATCCTGCGCGGGCAGTTTGCGATTGCGGTGTTCAACGGCGACGCACTGGCGGACATCAGCGGACTGCAAATCGCCGGTGTGCTGGATGACCTGTACACATACGACGGACCGCTTGGGGTGACTTTCGCAGATGGCGTGCCGACGCTCACGGTCTGGGCACCGACGGCACAGACGGTTTCCCTGAACCTGTTCACGGATGCGTCGGCAGGCACAGAGCCGTCGGTTGTCGAGATGGCGCGTGACGATGTGTCAGGCACCTGGAGCGTGACGGGCGAGGCTGGGTGGACCGGGCAGTACTATACTTATAATGTACGGGTGTTCGCGCCCAGCGAGATGGCAATGGTCGACAATCAGGTCACGGACCCGTACTCGGTCAACCTGTCGCAAAACAGCCGGCACAGCCAAATCGTGGACCTGAACAGCACCGAACTGATGCCGGATGGGTGGCTGACGCTGGAAAAGCCGGAGTACGGCGATGCGTTCGAGGACATCACGGTTTACGAACTGCATATCCGCGACTTCAGCGTGTTTGACGAGAGCGTGCCGCAAGACCTGCGCGGCACCTACGGCGCGTTCACGGTCAGCGACAGCAACGGGATGCTGCACCTCGGCGCGTTGGCGGACGCGGGACTGACGCACCTGCAACTGCTGCCCAGCTTCGACCTGGCCACGATCAACGAGAACCGCGCGCGGCACTTCGAACCGGACACCGCGCTGCTGGCCTCACTGCCGGCGGACAGCGACCAACAGCAGGCGGAATTGGAGCCGATCCGCGATCTGGACGGCTTCAACTGGGGCTATGATCCCTACCACTACATGACGCCGGAAGGCAGCTACGCGAGCAGCGCGAACGGAACGGCGCGGATAGTCGAATACCGCGCGATGGTACAGGCCATCAACCGGGCCGGGCTGCGGGTCGTGCAGGATGTGGTGTTCAACCACACCAATTCGAGCGGACAGGGGACGCGCAGCGTACTGGACAAAGTGGTGCCCGGCTATTACCACCGGCTGGATGCGTCGGGCAATGTGACACGATCGACGTGCTGCGAGAATACGGCGACCGAACACGCTATGATGCGGCGGCTGATGGTCGATACGATCGTGCTGAATGCCGTGCAGTACAAGATTGACGGGTTCCGGTTCGATCTGATGGGACATCATATGCTGGCCGATATGGTGGCCGTGCGTGAGGCGCTGGACAGCCTGACGATTGAGAAGGACGGCGTGGACGGTTCACAGGTTTATATCTACGGCGAAGGCTGGAATTTTGGTGAAGTCGCCGACAACGTACGCGGCGTGAACGCGACCCAACTCAATATCGGCGGAACCGGTATTGGTGTATTTAACGACCGCCTGCGCGACGCGGTGCGCGGCGGCAGCCCGTTTGGCGACCGCGACCTGCAGGGGCTGGGCAACGGCATCTATACCGACCCGAACGGCATCAACGACCTGAACGCCGATCTTGAGCGCGCGCTGCTGTTCGCAGACCGCGTGAAGGTCGGGCTGGCGGGGAACCTGCGCGACTTCAGGTTTGTCGCTGGCACGGGCGAGGAAGTGACCGGAGCAGACATTGACTATAACGGGGCGCCGGCGGGGTATACGCTCGATCCGCAGGAGAATATCGTGTATGTCGATAAGCACGACAACGAAACGCTGTTCGACAATATGCTGTACCGGCTCGCTCCGGGGACAACAATGGACGAGATCGTCCGGATGCAAATCCTGAGCCAGAGCTTTACGCTGTACGCGCAGGGTGTCCCGTTCATGCAGGCGGGGAGCGATATCCTGCGCAGCAAGTCGATGGACCGCAACAGCTATAACAGCGGCGACTGGTTCAACCGAATCGACTGGACGTACCAGAGCAATAACTTCGGCGTAGGGCTGCCGCCGTCGGGCGATAACAGCTCGCAGTGGGACGTGATGCGGCCGATCCTCAACAATCCGGAATACCGGCCGGGCAGCGAGGATATCATCCTGAATATGCTGGCCTTCCGTGAAATGCTGCAGGTGCGCTACAGCTCACCGCTGTTTCGGCTGCACAGCGCCGAGGAGATTCAGGCGCGAGTGTCGTTCCCGAATTCCGGACCGGAGCAGATTCCGGGCGTGGTGGTGATGCGGCTTTCGGATATGGTGGGCGAGAACCTGGATCCGGCGTATGCGCAGATCGTAGTGGTTTTCAACGGCGGCGACGAAGCGCACAGCTTTACGGATTCGAGCCTGGCGGGAAGCGCCTTCGTCCTGCATCCGACGCTGCAGGCCAGCGTAGACGCGGTGGTGAGCACGGCGACCTACGATGCGGCAAGCGGGACGTTCAGCGTGCCGGCGCTGACGGCGGCGGTGTTCGTCCTGCCGGAGTAG